The following coding sequences lie in one Porphyromonas asaccharolytica DSM 20707 genomic window:
- a CDS encoding fimbrillin family protein — translation MKKQMMLVALIATMLIAAGCSKQETIRTQQEDQIGFNVLSDGALRGTAVTTANLTTKAPNFKVWAYLNATPATEYVKGVEISYQGTSWEYTNAADLAYWPSESLDFYAINPANNGAVTPGITASAKTLTYTVPDNGGASNAKQIDLMYAVDKNRSKITRVPLYFKHALSQIVFKGQTISNTLEVEVEKITIANVKGAGTFTLPTVTTAAGSTAGTWTLSGEADQKYTNATNTTVVKDATAQELSPADGAYLILPQTATKWTTTPTTAVTIATADTNHECYLALSVKIKQSGVYLVGDATSYGTVYVPFGGEDWAPSKKYIYTLKFGGGYDQDGKPILQPILYDCTVEDWTDVSGDIELI, via the coding sequence ATGAAGAAACAAATGATGCTTGTCGCTCTCATAGCGACTATGTTAATCGCTGCTGGGTGCTCCAAGCAGGAGACCATCCGCACGCAGCAAGAGGATCAGATAGGATTTAACGTCCTCTCTGATGGGGCTCTCCGTGGTACTGCTGTCACAACGGCAAACCTTACCACTAAGGCTCCTAACTTTAAGGTCTGGGCTTATCTCAATGCTACTCCAGCCACGGAGTATGTAAAGGGTGTTGAGATCTCTTATCAAGGCACCTCCTGGGAGTATACAAACGCTGCAGATCTAGCTTACTGGCCCTCAGAGAGCCTAGACTTCTACGCAATCAATCCAGCAAACAACGGTGCTGTAACACCAGGCATTACTGCATCTGCTAAGACGCTAACCTACACTGTCCCTGACAATGGAGGTGCCTCTAATGCTAAGCAGATCGACCTAATGTACGCTGTAGATAAGAATCGATCTAAGATCACACGTGTACCACTCTACTTCAAGCACGCCCTCTCACAGATTGTCTTCAAGGGGCAGACCATCTCTAATACGTTAGAGGTAGAGGTAGAGAAGATCACAATCGCTAATGTCAAGGGTGCGGGTACCTTTACGCTTCCTACGGTCACGACAGCAGCTGGCTCTACCGCTGGCACTTGGACTCTATCAGGAGAGGCTGATCAGAAGTATACCAATGCAACGAATACAACTGTAGTCAAAGACGCAACTGCTCAGGAGCTATCACCAGCTGATGGCGCTTACCTGATCCTACCTCAGACGGCTACTAAGTGGACGACGACTCCAACTACTGCAGTAACTATTGCTACGGCTGACACTAACCACGAGTGCTATCTAGCTCTCAGTGTCAAGATCAAGCAGAGCGGAGTCTATCTAGTAGGAGATGCGACATCTTACGGCACCGTCTACGTACCATTCGGCGGAGAGGACTGGGCTCCCAGTAAGAAGTATATCTACACCCTTAAGTTCGGTGGTGGTTATGATCAGGATGGTAAGCCTATCCTACAGCCTATTCTGTACGACTGCACCGTTGAGGACTGGACAGATGTATCAGGTGATATAGAGCTCATCTAA
- the gcvP gene encoding aminomethyl-transferring glycine dehydrogenase has product MDTRNFAYRHIGISEADLPEMLKVVGVDSVDALMHKVYPEGIFLEKPLDLPEPMTERELSEHLFELGSRNRIFTSYIGMGWYDTVTPQPIIRNVLENPVWYTSYTPYQAEVSQGRLEALFNFQTVITDLTGLPLTNCSLLDEATAGAEAALMLYNERSREQKKAGANQLFVDKRVFASTQAVIQTRVPQQGMEIVVGDYETFDFTDKVFGAIIQYPDEKGSIHCYHDFMERAKAAGVRVAVAADLMSLVLLTPPGEWGADIVFGSAQRFGIPMYFGGPSAGYLASTMDYKRTIPGRIIGISKDTYGRPAYRLALQTREQHIKRERATSNICTAQALLATMSGFYAVYHGPEGLRDIAHRIHAYAGYLAEQLEAMGYKQLNDNFFDTLYIELPEGLAAEKLREIALDCQVNLRYYEDGRHIGISIDETTLESDLSVLLYIFAQLQGKEGDIEGVEVDETKVYFDKQFARQSDFLQYETFQKYHSETELMRYIKRLDRKDISLAQSMISLGSCTMKLNAASEVAQLSNPQFANIHPYAPDDQVEGYLEMIRNLSALLCEITGMKGASLQPNSGAAGEYTGLRVIRSYLQATGQGARDLIILPASAHGTNPASAVQAGFDTITVRTADNGDINMDHFMELTEQYKDRIAAIMITYPSTHGIFESNIRTIIDRIHEIGGQVYMDGANLNAQVGWTNPGYMGADVCHLNLHKTFAIPHGGGGPGVGPICVTEHLVPHLPKHVERWSDATNQVSAAPFGSAGVFVITYAYIRLLGYEGLRQATAMAILNANYLKARFHDNYGVVYTGDRGFVGHEMILDCRGVKAQAGVDEGDISKRLMDFGYHAPTVSFPVHGTLMIEPTESESKAELDRFVAVMNQIYQEAQDIASGKADAEDNVIKNAPHPQYEVCADEWHHAYTRQQAAFALPYLEDNKFWVNVSRIDNGFGDRNLIPAFCACTPEIIDQLNK; this is encoded by the coding sequence ATGGATACAAGAAACTTTGCCTATCGTCACATAGGTATCTCCGAGGCTGACCTGCCTGAGATGCTCAAGGTTGTCGGTGTAGACAGCGTAGATGCGCTGATGCACAAGGTATACCCCGAGGGGATCTTCCTCGAGAAGCCTCTCGATCTACCCGAGCCGATGACTGAGCGTGAGCTCAGCGAGCATCTCTTCGAGCTAGGGTCTCGCAATCGTATCTTCACCTCATACATCGGTATGGGCTGGTATGATACCGTAACCCCACAGCCTATCATCCGCAATGTCCTAGAGAATCCCGTATGGTACACCAGCTACACACCTTACCAGGCTGAGGTATCGCAGGGTCGTCTCGAGGCGCTCTTTAACTTCCAGACAGTCATCACCGATCTGACAGGACTTCCTCTGACCAACTGCTCGCTACTTGACGAAGCTACTGCAGGCGCCGAGGCGGCGCTCATGCTTTACAACGAGCGGTCCAGAGAGCAGAAGAAGGCAGGTGCCAACCAGCTCTTCGTCGACAAGCGTGTTTTTGCCTCTACGCAGGCAGTCATCCAGACGCGCGTTCCCCAGCAAGGTATGGAGATCGTCGTGGGCGACTACGAGACCTTTGACTTTACAGACAAAGTCTTCGGAGCTATCATTCAGTACCCAGACGAAAAGGGAAGCATTCACTGCTACCACGACTTTATGGAGCGCGCTAAGGCTGCTGGCGTACGTGTAGCCGTAGCAGCCGACTTGATGAGTCTCGTGCTCCTCACACCTCCAGGCGAGTGGGGCGCAGACATCGTCTTCGGTTCGGCTCAGCGCTTCGGTATCCCCATGTACTTCGGAGGTCCTAGTGCTGGCTATCTCGCCTCAACGATGGACTATAAGCGCACCATCCCTGGACGTATCATCGGCATCTCCAAGGACACCTATGGTCGTCCCGCTTACCGTCTAGCGCTCCAGACACGTGAGCAGCACATCAAGCGCGAGCGTGCCACCAGCAATATCTGTACAGCTCAGGCTCTGCTCGCTACAATGAGCGGCTTCTACGCTGTCTACCACGGACCCGAAGGACTACGCGACATCGCTCACCGCATCCACGCTTATGCAGGCTATCTAGCTGAGCAGCTTGAGGCGATGGGCTATAAGCAGCTCAACGACAACTTCTTCGACACCCTATACATCGAGCTACCCGAGGGACTAGCTGCCGAGAAGCTCCGTGAGATCGCACTCGACTGTCAGGTCAACCTACGCTACTACGAGGATGGTCGTCACATCGGTATCAGCATCGATGAGACCACGCTCGAGAGCGACCTCTCAGTACTCCTCTACATCTTCGCACAGCTCCAGGGCAAAGAGGGCGACATCGAGGGCGTTGAGGTCGACGAGACGAAAGTTTACTTCGACAAGCAGTTCGCTCGCCAGAGTGACTTCCTACAGTATGAGACCTTCCAGAAGTATCACTCCGAGACCGAGCTGATGCGCTACATCAAGCGACTAGACCGCAAGGACATATCGCTCGCTCAGTCGATGATTTCGCTAGGCTCCTGTACGATGAAGCTCAATGCAGCTTCAGAGGTAGCACAGCTGAGCAACCCACAGTTTGCCAATATCCACCCCTACGCTCCCGATGATCAGGTCGAAGGCTACCTAGAGATGATACGCAATCTGTCCGCTCTCCTCTGCGAGATTACGGGTATGAAGGGTGCTTCGCTCCAGCCCAACTCCGGTGCTGCGGGTGAGTACACCGGTCTGCGTGTCATACGTAGTTATCTACAAGCTACGGGTCAAGGCGCTCGTGACCTCATCATCCTACCCGCCTCTGCACATGGTACCAACCCTGCCAGTGCTGTACAGGCAGGCTTTGACACGATCACCGTTCGCACGGCCGACAATGGCGACATCAATATGGATCACTTCATGGAGCTCACCGAGCAGTACAAGGATCGTATCGCAGCCATCATGATCACCTACCCCAGTACGCACGGCATCTTCGAGAGCAATATCCGCACCATCATCGACCGCATCCACGAGATCGGTGGGCAGGTTTATATGGACGGTGCCAACCTCAATGCCCAGGTAGGCTGGACCAACCCTGGCTATATGGGAGCTGACGTCTGCCACCTGAACCTGCACAAGACCTTTGCGATCCCGCACGGTGGTGGCGGTCCTGGTGTCGGTCCGATCTGTGTCACTGAGCACTTGGTACCCCATCTACCCAAGCATGTAGAGCGCTGGTCTGATGCGACAAACCAAGTATCGGCAGCCCCCTTCGGTAGTGCTGGAGTCTTTGTGATCACCTACGCTTACATTCGCCTCCTAGGCTACGAAGGCTTGCGTCAGGCGACCGCTATGGCGATCCTCAATGCCAACTATCTGAAGGCACGCTTCCACGACAACTATGGCGTCGTATACACGGGCGATCGTGGCTTCGTCGGACACGAGATGATCCTCGACTGTCGGGGCGTCAAGGCTCAGGCAGGCGTCGACGAGGGCGATATCTCCAAGCGTCTGATGGACTTCGGCTATCACGCTCCGACGGTCTCCTTCCCCGTTCACGGCACGCTCATGATCGAGCCGACCGAGAGCGAGAGCAAGGCTGAGCTAGACCGCTTTGTCGCTGTGATGAATCAGATCTACCAAGAGGCTCAAGACATCGCCTCGGGCAAAGCTGATGCAGAGGACAACGTCATCAAGAACGCACCACACCCCCAGTACGAGGTCTGTGCCGACGAGTGGCATCACGCTTACACACGTCAGCAGGCAGCCTTCGCACTACCCTACCTTGAGGACAATAAGTTTTGGGTCAATGTATCTCGCATAGACAACGGCTTTGGCGATCGCAACCTGATCCCAGCTTTTTGTGCTTGCACCCCCGAAATCATTGATCAACTCAATAAATAA
- a CDS encoding fimbrillin family protein produces the protein MLRHRIALILSSSIFILLSSCVSESRELCPNMEQIGFAPTTEALRTLEEGSERAEERCVGVIPLQSDAPGVPQLYLHLYESDLANTETTNTLRAAPLTTDGLTSVGSYAYTYAASETFKGSSSRQTFMNNLEVTRASRWNTGLYWPGADKKISFFCYAPYNAMGVTIDGNPTADPSITYSTPTSVADQKDIVVATAMDLAGDSRQPVQLTFKHILTGIRFKVGDKGILPGTITRIHLKNVMPTRVYNFVTATWAPQGVAPMPTNTFSLDQEIALTGQPGAAIGSEAETFMMIPQRFVAINQRSKIEVGYRDSISGEEYTLTASLAGQKWEPGKMMTYKVSLSSISAESVLQLYDEAQSQYDTIAHVTRQWQPADYVDLPFRVKSYTKIVSSQKTTYKPLSWRAEFSTDEGASWSSTPPSWLVGFPQSGPGTDSESAEEPHTAQIQLQPSPVYLGDYTLRQAPPQSGIVDLSEGHRDSNGHVMGRTTANCYLVHAPGTYRFPMVYGNAYRDGQVNATAYTCSGRDAPNPFRDGLNNVISSPNLRSASQVALLWDDGCEPVAPYKLKPQVQNVQLVKNPKGDGVDYIQFTIPTEIYQANAVIAAKDATGTIIWSWHIWVTHYRSGYEHQASEREVSNNGYTYHLWNYALGHYDYRRGYPERKVIVRFTQQGGVSDTPRVAYLHVLKEIYIPTAPSREYACLYQWGRKDPFSTKYYRLIEESTSVTSTINRAVSLYESVRNPTSFVTRGGVQVYTWYKWSEVRGYALWNTQQEDKVSLKISYGIGRKSVYDPSPVGYIVPPNGLWGNNIGVAECSYLNVGLIWCTAGAAIGDGINYWSSSPYVYLDLNEQSYALIKDKSGFKDDMKAKSFGFGVRPIREQWP, from the coding sequence ATGCTACGACATCGCATTGCCCTCATACTATCATCTAGCATCTTCATACTACTCTCATCGTGTGTCTCCGAGAGCAGGGAGCTGTGTCCTAATATGGAGCAGATAGGGTTTGCTCCCACGACCGAAGCTTTGCGAACTCTAGAGGAAGGCTCTGAGCGTGCCGAGGAGCGTTGTGTCGGAGTCATACCACTACAGAGTGATGCGCCAGGTGTGCCTCAGCTTTACCTGCATCTATATGAGAGCGACCTAGCAAATACGGAGACCACAAATACATTACGTGCAGCCCCTCTGACTACAGATGGACTCACAAGCGTAGGATCATACGCCTACACATATGCTGCATCAGAGACCTTTAAGGGCTCCTCAAGTCGTCAGACCTTTATGAACAATCTAGAGGTAACTCGAGCCTCTAGGTGGAATACGGGCCTTTACTGGCCAGGAGCGGATAAGAAGATTTCATTCTTTTGCTATGCTCCGTACAATGCGATGGGGGTGACAATAGATGGTAACCCCACAGCCGATCCCTCCATTACCTACAGTACACCTACGAGCGTAGCTGACCAAAAGGACATCGTCGTCGCTACCGCTATGGATCTAGCTGGCGACTCGCGACAGCCTGTACAGCTTACGTTCAAGCATATCCTCACAGGTATTAGGTTTAAGGTTGGAGATAAGGGGATACTCCCAGGTACGATCACACGCATTCACCTAAAGAACGTGATGCCTACGAGAGTCTATAACTTCGTTACGGCTACCTGGGCACCACAAGGAGTGGCTCCTATGCCGACGAATACTTTCAGTCTAGATCAGGAGATTGCTCTCACGGGGCAGCCTGGTGCAGCAATTGGCTCTGAGGCTGAGACCTTTATGATGATTCCTCAGCGCTTCGTTGCGATCAATCAGCGATCTAAAATAGAGGTCGGGTATAGGGATAGCATCTCTGGAGAGGAGTATACACTCACAGCCTCACTGGCTGGGCAAAAATGGGAGCCGGGCAAGATGATGACCTACAAAGTGTCGCTCTCGTCTATCTCTGCTGAGAGCGTGCTACAGCTCTATGATGAAGCGCAGAGTCAGTATGACACCATAGCTCACGTGACTCGACAGTGGCAACCTGCAGACTACGTTGACCTGCCCTTTAGGGTCAAGTCTTATACGAAGATTGTCTCATCTCAGAAGACCACCTACAAGCCTTTATCGTGGAGGGCTGAGTTCTCTACCGATGAGGGGGCTAGCTGGTCTTCCACGCCTCCTAGCTGGCTCGTGGGCTTCCCACAGAGTGGCCCTGGCACGGATAGTGAATCAGCGGAGGAGCCCCATACGGCTCAGATACAGCTTCAGCCCAGTCCAGTCTATCTAGGAGACTATACGTTACGGCAAGCTCCCCCACAGAGTGGTATCGTAGATCTCTCTGAGGGGCATCGTGATAGCAACGGACACGTGATGGGACGCACTACGGCAAACTGTTACTTGGTGCATGCTCCAGGCACTTATCGCTTCCCTATGGTCTATGGCAATGCCTATCGAGATGGACAGGTGAATGCTACTGCCTACACCTGCTCTGGTAGAGATGCTCCTAATCCCTTTAGAGATGGTCTCAACAATGTGATCTCTAGCCCTAATCTAAGATCCGCTAGCCAAGTGGCGCTACTATGGGATGACGGCTGCGAACCAGTAGCTCCATATAAGCTCAAGCCTCAAGTGCAAAATGTACAGCTAGTCAAAAATCCTAAAGGAGACGGAGTGGACTACATACAGTTTACCATACCTACGGAGATCTATCAAGCCAATGCCGTGATAGCTGCAAAAGATGCAACTGGTACAATCATCTGGAGCTGGCATATTTGGGTGACGCACTATCGCTCAGGCTATGAGCACCAAGCTAGTGAGCGGGAGGTGAGCAATAATGGATATACATATCATCTGTGGAACTACGCCTTAGGTCATTACGACTACAGACGTGGCTATCCCGAGCGAAAAGTTATCGTACGCTTTACCCAGCAGGGAGGTGTCTCAGATACACCACGGGTCGCTTATTTACACGTCTTAAAGGAGATATATATACCCACTGCCCCTTCTAGAGAGTATGCTTGTCTGTATCAGTGGGGACGCAAAGATCCCTTCTCAACCAAGTACTATCGACTGATCGAAGAAAGCACTAGCGTCACATCGACGATAAATCGAGCCGTGTCTCTCTATGAATCAGTTCGAAATCCGACCTCATTTGTAACCCGTGGAGGTGTACAAGTCTATACATGGTATAAGTGGAGTGAGGTGCGAGGCTATGCACTATGGAATACCCAGCAAGAAGATAAAGTCTCATTAAAGATATCGTATGGTATAGGTCGTAAGAGTGTCTACGACCCATCGCCCGTGGGCTATATAGTTCCTCCCAATGGATTGTGGGGTAATAATATAGGTGTGGCAGAGTGTAGTTACCTAAACGTTGGGCTTATATGGTGTACGGCGGGTGCAGCAATAGGGGATGGAATAAACTATTGGTCTAGCTCTCCATATGTTTATCTTGACCTCAATGAACAGAGCTATGCTCTAATCAAGGATAAGTCGGGCTTTAAAGATGATATGAAAGCAAAGTCTTTTGGTTTTGGCGTTCGACCCATTCGTGAGCAGTGGCCCTAG
- a CDS encoding DUF5119 domain-containing protein, with amino-acid sequence MLLSLMSLTMLVSCVHKDLCYINRKLCQVQVLFDWSETSRQAQSMRVFFYPIDGSAQEPIVYDLQGHSGGVVTLPTGEYHVVSYNTDTENVLYHYKMDSSGDLDLLLTTIPSAIARNFKISPKSGASNVYETPDWLCRGELSQPLVITPKECGSERIITITPEEALYYCDYEIRGVQNLRSTVTYPMVASLSNVSRGLWLRQGLCTDRNAQMTLEAKPSEGKVVGACYLFGIPDGQTQLLTLYVRTALGVQSRSFDVTEQIPKLDPKDHIIKIHLLIDTYWELPEPIGGSDGAFNPDVEGWDDEEQDIDL; translated from the coding sequence ATGCTACTATCTCTGATGAGCCTGACTATGCTGGTCTCTTGTGTCCATAAGGACTTGTGCTATATCAATAGGAAGCTGTGTCAGGTGCAGGTGCTCTTTGATTGGAGTGAGACCTCTAGGCAAGCTCAGTCTATGAGGGTCTTCTTCTATCCGATAGATGGATCGGCTCAGGAGCCTATTGTGTACGACCTACAGGGACACTCGGGAGGGGTGGTCACACTACCTACCGGAGAGTATCACGTAGTCTCTTACAATACGGATACTGAAAACGTCCTTTATCACTACAAAATGGACTCTAGCGGAGATCTAGACCTACTCCTCACAACGATCCCCTCAGCAATTGCTAGAAACTTTAAGATCTCTCCCAAATCAGGAGCCTCCAATGTCTATGAGACACCCGACTGGCTCTGCAGAGGTGAGCTCTCTCAGCCCCTAGTTATCACCCCAAAGGAGTGTGGGTCTGAGCGCATCATTACCATAACTCCCGAAGAGGCTCTATACTATTGTGACTACGAGATACGAGGCGTACAAAACCTCCGATCAACGGTCACTTACCCTATGGTCGCATCACTCTCTAATGTGTCACGGGGCTTATGGCTAAGGCAAGGACTCTGCACAGATCGTAATGCGCAGATGACACTCGAGGCTAAGCCTTCGGAAGGCAAGGTGGTGGGGGCTTGCTACCTCTTTGGCATACCTGATGGGCAGACGCAACTATTGACACTATATGTACGCACAGCTCTGGGAGTGCAGTCACGCTCTTTTGACGTTACCGAGCAGATCCCAAAGCTCGATCCAAAAGATCACATCATCAAGATACACCTACTCATCGATACCTACTGGGAGCTACCAGAGCCTATTGGAGGATCTGATGGAGCCTTTAACCCTGATGTAGAGGGTTGGGACGATGAGGAGCAGGATATAGACCTATAA
- a CDS encoding MBL fold metallo-hydrolase: MNCEVATFVCNVIQENTYLLSTSDGHAAIIDCGCATTSEQERLAQRIKQWGLSVDLLLFTHLHFDHLWGLSWALQTFPKARAYAHPIELAQAVSPEAQMRAWGFEVPERAFDLSQIRPLPSDQPLRLGEIPIYDLFVPGHTAGHVAYYLPSERIVFTGDVLFRGDIGRSDLPGGDYQTLLHSIKTQLRPLPDDTIVYPGHGPHTTIYNEKSNNPYIN; the protein is encoded by the coding sequence ATGAACTGCGAAGTAGCCACATTCGTATGTAACGTCATACAGGAAAACACTTACCTCCTCTCGACCAGCGACGGTCACGCAGCCATCATCGACTGCGGATGTGCCACCACAAGCGAGCAGGAGCGTCTCGCACAGCGCATCAAGCAGTGGGGGCTAAGCGTAGACCTACTCCTCTTCACTCACCTGCACTTCGACCATCTCTGGGGCTTGTCCTGGGCGCTCCAGACCTTTCCCAAGGCACGGGCGTATGCACACCCTATCGAGCTAGCGCAGGCGGTCTCTCCCGAGGCGCAGATGCGCGCTTGGGGCTTTGAGGTACCAGAGAGAGCTTTCGATCTCTCTCAGATCCGTCCACTGCCGAGCGATCAGCCGCTACGACTGGGCGAGATACCTATCTACGATCTCTTCGTGCCAGGACATACAGCAGGTCATGTCGCTTACTACCTCCCGAGCGAGCGGATCGTCTTCACAGGCGACGTGCTCTTCCGAGGCGACATAGGTCGCAGTGACCTACCAGGCGGAGACTACCAGACGCTCCTCCACAGTATCAAGACCCAACTGCGTCCCCTGCCCGATGACACCATCGTTTATCCAGGGCATGGGCCACACACAACCATATACAACGAAAAAAGTAATAACCCTTATATCAACTAA
- a CDS encoding DUF3575 domain-containing protein, with product MLSAQRIDSIVIDSIVIDSIIVEQRPTVAVVKTEEQREPILYQAVKSNILSDLLLLPNISSESYLGDGWSITGSWTHSWWTIDSKHIYWRFYGGDLGVRYHIPDTYRSGVESSGGRSNPLLGHHIGIYGGVYTFDCELGGTGYLGRNWRPYCGLSYGYTYPLSDHWAIELLLGVGYTTGHYDRYIPQGGCYAWQETKRYSYWGPNKAEIALVWLLNLGDKRQRGGTL from the coding sequence ATGCTAAGCGCTCAGCGTATCGACTCGATTGTTATCGATTCGATTGTTATCGACTCAATCATTGTCGAGCAGAGACCGACGGTGGCTGTCGTAAAGACTGAGGAGCAGAGAGAGCCTATTCTTTATCAGGCTGTCAAGAGCAACATACTCTCAGACTTGCTGCTCCTACCGAATATCAGCTCAGAGTCTTATCTAGGCGATGGGTGGAGTATCACAGGTAGCTGGACTCACTCATGGTGGACTATAGACAGCAAGCATATATATTGGAGATTTTATGGCGGTGATCTAGGCGTTCGCTACCATATTCCTGATACTTATCGTAGCGGTGTCGAGAGCTCGGGAGGTCGTAGCAATCCTTTGCTGGGACATCATATAGGGATCTATGGCGGGGTGTACACCTTCGACTGCGAGCTAGGGGGGACAGGTTATCTAGGTAGGAACTGGAGACCTTACTGTGGACTCTCCTATGGTTACACATATCCGCTGAGCGATCACTGGGCTATCGAACTGCTCCTGGGTGTCGGCTATACAACGGGGCACTATGATCGTTACATCCCTCAGGGAGGGTGCTATGCTTGGCAGGAGACTAAGCGATATAGCTATTGGGGCCCTAATAAAGCTGAGATAGCGCTCGTCTGGCTATTAAATCTAGGCGATAAGCGACAGAGAGGAGGTACCCTTTGA
- the mscL gene encoding large-conductance mechanosensitive channel protein MscL, with product MASFKQEFKEFVLRGNVMDMAVGIIIGGAFGKIVSSLVDDILMPIVGLFTGGINFTELKWVIKPAEINAAGEEIVAATTLNYGLFIQNIVDFLIIALVIFMMIRAINSLRKKQEEPAAPAPEPSDEVKLLTEIRNLLDKKQ from the coding sequence ATGGCTAGTTTCAAGCAAGAATTCAAGGAGTTTGTCCTTCGTGGCAACGTCATGGACATGGCGGTCGGTATCATCATCGGCGGAGCCTTTGGCAAGATTGTCTCCTCTCTCGTTGACGACATCCTGATGCCGATCGTCGGACTCTTTACTGGGGGCATCAATTTCACCGAGCTGAAGTGGGTCATCAAGCCCGCTGAGATCAATGCTGCCGGGGAGGAGATCGTTGCAGCCACGACGCTCAACTATGGTCTCTTCATTCAGAATATCGTCGACTTCCTCATCATCGCTCTTGTCATCTTCATGATGATCCGTGCGATCAATAGTCTGAGAAAGAAGCAGGAGGAGCCCGCAGCACCCGCACCCGAGCCCTCTGACGAGGTCAAGCTGCTGACCGAGATCCGCAACCTACTCGACAAGAAGCAATAA
- the rsmG gene encoding 16S rRNA (guanine(527)-N(7))-methyltransferase RsmG: MPTTPSTTPTEQLDRLLRQFPALSPTAQQQLTALYPLYKEWNARINVISRRDIDNLYLHHVMHSLALAWLLPDEPTSYTIADVGCGGGFPSIPLAILYPQYQFLLIDSIAKKLHVAQAIADEIGLTNVSTHHTRVESCELRCDYIVSRAAMPLGLLYEYTQHMLHGSQAPRSGIYCLKGGDLSEEIAQSGVSAQLTAITTLADYPDYYQDKWIVYVAKQDKRTN, from the coding sequence ATGCCCACGACACCAAGCACTACCCCCACGGAGCAATTGGATAGGCTCCTGAGGCAGTTTCCTGCACTCTCCCCAACTGCCCAGCAGCAGTTGACCGCTCTCTATCCGCTCTACAAAGAGTGGAACGCACGCATCAACGTCATCTCCCGACGAGACATAGACAATCTCTACCTACACCACGTGATGCACTCACTGGCGCTCGCTTGGCTTCTGCCTGATGAGCCGACCAGCTACACCATCGCCGACGTAGGCTGTGGCGGCGGCTTCCCCAGCATCCCGCTAGCTATCCTATATCCTCAATACCAATTCCTGCTGATCGACAGCATTGCCAAGAAGCTCCACGTAGCTCAGGCCATTGCGGACGAAATAGGTCTAACCAATGTCTCTACGCATCACACCCGTGTCGAGAGCTGCGAGCTCCGTTGCGACTACATCGTCTCACGCGCTGCGATGCCTTTAGGGCTGCTTTATGAGTACACGCAGCATATGCTCCACGGCTCACAAGCTCCCCGCTCTGGCATCTACTGTCTCAAGGGAGGCGATCTCAGCGAGGAGATCGCTCAGTCTGGAGTCTCCGCACAACTCACTGCGATCACCACGCTCGCGGACTACCCCGACTACTATCAGGACAAATGGATCGTCTATGTCGCTAAGCAGGACAAACGAACCAACTAA